In Leptospira sp. WS58.C1, a single genomic region encodes these proteins:
- the tyrS gene encoding tyrosine--tRNA ligase yields the protein MEPKKQIELIRRGTVDLISEEELTSKLTKKKSLKIKAGFDPTAPDLHLGHFVLLRKLKHFQDLGHEVNFLLGDFTAMIGDPTGKSETRKRLSKEEVQKNSETYQSQVFKVLDKEKTKIVYNSRWCSGMNFEDVLVLTSKYSVAQILERDDFSKRYKGGQPISLIEFLYPLVQGYDSVEMEADVELGGTDQKFNLLVGRELQREYGKEAQCVITLPLLVGLDGVKKMSKSLGNYVGITEEPIDMFGKLMSISDDLMWNYFELLTDLPLESVTERKKGIQSGELHPKEVKTELAKLIMDQFSSPEANSEAIEEWNKVHNPKARAIPENIPETKLGPEFFQESETPQLIWVLAKLGFVPSTSEARRLIKSGGIYVDEEKLSDEKFTVSKNAEYLIRQGKKGKFIRLVS from the coding sequence ATGGAACCTAAAAAACAAATCGAATTGATACGACGCGGGACGGTCGACCTAATTAGCGAGGAGGAACTTACCTCCAAACTTACCAAAAAAAAGTCCTTAAAAATCAAAGCCGGTTTCGATCCGACAGCCCCAGACCTTCATTTGGGGCATTTCGTTTTGCTTAGAAAATTAAAACATTTCCAGGATCTGGGTCACGAGGTGAATTTTCTACTCGGGGATTTTACCGCGATGATCGGAGATCCTACAGGCAAATCCGAAACCAGAAAAAGACTCTCTAAAGAAGAAGTCCAAAAAAATTCAGAAACCTACCAAAGCCAAGTTTTTAAGGTTTTGGATAAGGAGAAGACCAAGATTGTCTATAATTCCCGTTGGTGTTCCGGGATGAATTTTGAAGATGTTCTCGTCCTGACCTCAAAATACAGCGTTGCCCAGATTTTGGAAAGGGACGATTTTAGCAAAAGGTATAAGGGGGGACAACCTATCTCTCTTATCGAATTCCTATATCCTTTAGTCCAAGGTTACGACTCCGTAGAAATGGAAGCCGACGTGGAATTGGGAGGGACGGACCAAAAATTCAATCTGCTTGTTGGTCGGGAATTACAAAGAGAATACGGAAAAGAAGCACAATGTGTGATCACTCTTCCGCTTCTTGTCGGTCTGGACGGGGTTAAAAAAATGTCCAAGTCTCTCGGTAATTACGTTGGGATTACTGAGGAACCGATAGATATGTTCGGAAAACTCATGTCCATTTCGGACGATTTGATGTGGAATTATTTCGAATTGTTAACGGATCTTCCTCTAGAATCCGTTACGGAACGTAAAAAAGGGATCCAATCCGGAGAACTTCACCCGAAAGAAGTCAAAACGGAACTTGCAAAATTAATAATGGACCAGTTCTCTTCCCCGGAGGCAAATTCCGAAGCGATCGAAGAATGGAATAAGGTCCATAATCCGAAAGCAAGAGCTATCCCGGAAAATATTCCGGAAACAAAACTTGGTCCCGAATTTTTCCAAGAATCCGAGACTCCACAGTTGATCTGGGTCCTCGCCAAACTAGGATTTGTTCCATCAACCTCGGAAGCGAGACGGCTCATCAAGTCCGGGGGGATTTATGTCGACGAAGAGAAACTTTCGGATGAAAAATTTACCGTTAGCAAAAACGCAGAATACTTGATTCGCCAAGGCAAAAAAGGAAAATTCATCCGTCTGGTCAGTTGA